One genomic segment of Zerene cesonia ecotype Mississippi chromosome 27, Zerene_cesonia_1.1, whole genome shotgun sequence includes these proteins:
- the LOC119837452 gene encoding histone acetyltransferase KAT2A isoform X1 → MTTPMTDDINAIAIGSDADSQTHTHEASSSANADDGSSSNAATPASSEGQASRQSNLQRIQQRKLQVYNWPHNKKLLKLAIYSACQTPECNCNGWKTPVAQQTARPNTRTDNQPLASFTDPCRNCNHILEKHVTQLQGLSGAEINRLLAAVVDVENIFMSMHREDDQDTKRVYYFLFKLLRKCILTRSEPQIDGPLGQPPFEKPSIARAITNFVLYKFNTLPQREWQTMYDLAKMFLHCFNHWNFETPSVRKLQVSNPEDISAYQINYTRWLVFCHVPAFCDSLPHYDTSLVFGRTLLRAVFKSVCRQLMDKCHSERDRMPPEKRVLVLNHFPRFLGLLEEEIFSANSPIWDPDFKQMPPNHLQTILDKTPGKRGEFERVTATGESRDGFTTVSLSSGCIKQENLKRSAESRSEISSGKRRRLEESDDVSERTVAEIVATISDPNYMCGPDALFQMQAPRDEAAKLEEQRKLIEFHVIGNSLTGPVNKQTMLWLIGLHNVFSHQLPEMTKEYISQLVFDPKHKTLALIKEGRPIGGICFRTFHSQGFSEIVFCAVTSNEQVKGYGTHLMNHLKDYHIRNNILHFLTFADEFAIGYFKKQGFSKDIKLPRAMYQGYIKDYEGATLMHCELNPRIVYTKFTSVIRRQKEIVKKLIDMRQKEVRKIHPGLTCFKEGVRSIPVEAVAGLREAGYRAARAAPEPAHDADPAPLRNLLHAVKNHAAAWPFLKPVDKSEVPDYYDHIKYPMDLRTMSERLKARYYVSKRLFIADMTRIFTNCRLYNSPDTDYYRCANTLEKYFQAKMKEAGLWDK, encoded by the exons ATGACCACGCCAATGACAGATGACATAAATGccatagcaatcggttcagatgCTGATTCTCAAACACACACTCATGAAG CGTCGTCAAGTGCTAACGCTGATGATGGTTCATCAAGCAATGCTGCTACTCCCGCTAGCAGTGAGGGCCAAGCGTCTAGACAGTCAAACTTGCAGCGGATCCAGCAAAGGAAGCTGCAAGTGTACAACTGGCCacataataagaaattattgaaattggcCATTTACTCTGCTTGTcag ACCCCAGAATGTAATTGCAATGGCTGGAAGACTCCAGTGGCACAGCAGACAGCCAGGCCCAATACGCGGACAGATAACCAACCTCTGGCCAGCTTTACAGACCCTTGCCGGAATTGCAACCACATATTAG AAAAACATGTGACCCAACTGCAAGGCCTGTCGGGCGCTGAAATCAATAGGCTACTTGCAGCTGTTGTTGATGTGGAAAACATATTCATGTCAATGCACAGAGAGGATGATCAAGACACAAAAAGAgtgtattactttttatttaag TTGTTAAGAAAATGCATCCTCACCCGCTCAGAGCCGCAAATAGATGGTCCTCTCGGCCAGCCGCCCTTCGAGAAGCCCTCCATAGCCCGAGCTATCACCAACTTTGTGCTATACAAGTTCAACACCCTGCCGCAGAGGGAATGGCAAACTATGTACGACCTGGCGAAGATGTTCCTACATTGCTTTAATCATTGGAATTTTGAAACTCCTAGTGTCAGGAAATTG caAGTTTCAAATCCCGAAGATATATCtgcatatcaaattaattacacCAG ATGGCTGGTATTCTGTCACGTGCCGGCATTCTGCGACTCTCTGCCGCACTACGACACGTCGCTGGTGTTCGGGCGCACGCTGCTGCGCGCCGTGTTCAAGTCGGTCTGCCGCCAGCTCATGGACAAGTGTCACTCCGAGAGGGACAGGATGCCGCCTGAGAAGAGA GTACTAGTATTGAACCACTTCCCACGTTTTCTGGGTTTGCTCGAGGAGGAGATATTCAGCGCCAACTCGCCAATATGGGACCCGGACTTCAAACAAATGCCGCCCAATCACCTGCAGACCATTTTGGACAAGACAC CTGGTAAGCGCGGTGAATTCGAACGCGTTACCGCGACGGGAGAGAGTAGAGACGGCTTCACCACTGTGTCGCTGTCATCAG GTTGCATTAAGCAAGAGAATCTTAAGCGTAGCGCGGAATCTCGGTCGGAGATCTCATCTGGCAAGAGGAGGAGATTAGAAGAGAGCGATGACGTCAGCGAGAGGACTGTGGCAGAGATCGTGGCCACCATCTCAGATCCTAACTATATGTGTGGCCCTGAT gcATTATTTCAAATGCAAGCACCAAGGGATGAAGCCGCCAAACTCGAAGAGCAGAGGAAACTGATAGAGTTCCATGTCATTGGCAACTCTCTCACTGGCCCAGTCAACAAGCAGACCATGTTGTGGCTCATAG GTCTCCACAACGTTTTCTCCCACCAACTTCCCGAAATGACTAAGGAATACATTTCGCAACTAGTTTTTGACCC aaaacacaaaacattaGCTCTTATCAAGGAAGGGCGACCGATTGGCGGCATCTGTTTTAGGACTTTTCACTCACAG gGTTTCAGTGAGATCGTATTCTGCGCAGTGACATCGAACGAGCAAGTGAAAGGTTACGGCACGCACCTGATGAACCACCTCAAAGACTATCACATTCGCAACAATATATTGCACTTTCTCACTTTCGCCGACGAGTTCGCTATTG GTTACTTCAAGAAGCAAGGTTTCAGCAAGGACATAAAGCTACCCCGCGCCATGTATCAGGGCTATATAAAGGATTACGAAGGGGCCACTCTCATGCACTGCGAACTCAACCCAAGAATTGTATACACAAAGTTCACGTCCGTCATACGCCGTCAGAAAGag ATTGTTAAGAAGTTAATTGACATGCGACAGAAAGAAGTGCGCAAAATCCATCCTGGCTTAACATGTTTCAAAGAGGGG gTGCGCAGCATCCCCGTGGAGGCGGTGGCCGGGCTGCGCGAGGCGGGCTaccgcgccgcgcgcgccgcgcccgaGCCCGCGCACGACGCCGACCCCGCGCCGCTGCGCAACCTGCTGCACGCG gTCAAGAACCACGCGGCCGCTTGGCCTTTCCTGAAGCCAGTGGACAAATCGGAAGTGCCTGACTACTACGACCATATTAAATATCCAATGG ACCTGCGCACAATGAGCGAGCGTCTAAAGGCTCGCTACTACGTGTCCAAGCGGCTGTTCATAGCGGACATGACGCGCATCTTCACCAACTGTCGCCTGTACAATTCGCCAGATACAGATTATTACAG ATGCGCTAACACATTGGAAAAATACTTCCAAGCTAAAATGAAAGAAGCTGGCCTCTGGGATAAATAA
- the LOC119837452 gene encoding histone acetyltransferase KAT2A isoform X2: protein MTTPMTDDINAIAIGSDADSQTHTHEASSSANADDGSSSNAATPASSEGQASRQSNLQRIQQRKLQVYNWPHNKKLLKLAIYSACQTPECNCNGWKTPVAQQTARPNTRTDNQPLASFTDPCRNCNHILEKHVTQLQGLSGAEINRLLAAVVDVENIFMSMHREDDQDTKRVYYFLFKLLRKCILTRSEPQIDGPLGQPPFEKPSIARAITNFVLYKFNTLPQREWQTMYDLAKMFLHCFNHWNFETPSVRKLQVSNPEDISAYQINYTRWLVFCHVPAFCDSLPHYDTSLVFGRTLLRAVFKSVCRQLMDKCHSERDRMPPEKRVLVLNHFPRFLGLLEEEIFSANSPIWDPDFKQMPPNHLQTILDKTRCIKQENLKRSAESRSEISSGKRRRLEESDDVSERTVAEIVATISDPNYMCGPDALFQMQAPRDEAAKLEEQRKLIEFHVIGNSLTGPVNKQTMLWLIGLHNVFSHQLPEMTKEYISQLVFDPKHKTLALIKEGRPIGGICFRTFHSQGFSEIVFCAVTSNEQVKGYGTHLMNHLKDYHIRNNILHFLTFADEFAIGYFKKQGFSKDIKLPRAMYQGYIKDYEGATLMHCELNPRIVYTKFTSVIRRQKEIVKKLIDMRQKEVRKIHPGLTCFKEGVRSIPVEAVAGLREAGYRAARAAPEPAHDADPAPLRNLLHAVKNHAAAWPFLKPVDKSEVPDYYDHIKYPMDLRTMSERLKARYYVSKRLFIADMTRIFTNCRLYNSPDTDYYRCANTLEKYFQAKMKEAGLWDK from the exons ATGACCACGCCAATGACAGATGACATAAATGccatagcaatcggttcagatgCTGATTCTCAAACACACACTCATGAAG CGTCGTCAAGTGCTAACGCTGATGATGGTTCATCAAGCAATGCTGCTACTCCCGCTAGCAGTGAGGGCCAAGCGTCTAGACAGTCAAACTTGCAGCGGATCCAGCAAAGGAAGCTGCAAGTGTACAACTGGCCacataataagaaattattgaaattggcCATTTACTCTGCTTGTcag ACCCCAGAATGTAATTGCAATGGCTGGAAGACTCCAGTGGCACAGCAGACAGCCAGGCCCAATACGCGGACAGATAACCAACCTCTGGCCAGCTTTACAGACCCTTGCCGGAATTGCAACCACATATTAG AAAAACATGTGACCCAACTGCAAGGCCTGTCGGGCGCTGAAATCAATAGGCTACTTGCAGCTGTTGTTGATGTGGAAAACATATTCATGTCAATGCACAGAGAGGATGATCAAGACACAAAAAGAgtgtattactttttatttaag TTGTTAAGAAAATGCATCCTCACCCGCTCAGAGCCGCAAATAGATGGTCCTCTCGGCCAGCCGCCCTTCGAGAAGCCCTCCATAGCCCGAGCTATCACCAACTTTGTGCTATACAAGTTCAACACCCTGCCGCAGAGGGAATGGCAAACTATGTACGACCTGGCGAAGATGTTCCTACATTGCTTTAATCATTGGAATTTTGAAACTCCTAGTGTCAGGAAATTG caAGTTTCAAATCCCGAAGATATATCtgcatatcaaattaattacacCAG ATGGCTGGTATTCTGTCACGTGCCGGCATTCTGCGACTCTCTGCCGCACTACGACACGTCGCTGGTGTTCGGGCGCACGCTGCTGCGCGCCGTGTTCAAGTCGGTCTGCCGCCAGCTCATGGACAAGTGTCACTCCGAGAGGGACAGGATGCCGCCTGAGAAGAGA GTACTAGTATTGAACCACTTCCCACGTTTTCTGGGTTTGCTCGAGGAGGAGATATTCAGCGCCAACTCGCCAATATGGGACCCGGACTTCAAACAAATGCCGCCCAATCACCTGCAGACCATTTTGGACAAGACAC GTTGCATTAAGCAAGAGAATCTTAAGCGTAGCGCGGAATCTCGGTCGGAGATCTCATCTGGCAAGAGGAGGAGATTAGAAGAGAGCGATGACGTCAGCGAGAGGACTGTGGCAGAGATCGTGGCCACCATCTCAGATCCTAACTATATGTGTGGCCCTGAT gcATTATTTCAAATGCAAGCACCAAGGGATGAAGCCGCCAAACTCGAAGAGCAGAGGAAACTGATAGAGTTCCATGTCATTGGCAACTCTCTCACTGGCCCAGTCAACAAGCAGACCATGTTGTGGCTCATAG GTCTCCACAACGTTTTCTCCCACCAACTTCCCGAAATGACTAAGGAATACATTTCGCAACTAGTTTTTGACCC aaaacacaaaacattaGCTCTTATCAAGGAAGGGCGACCGATTGGCGGCATCTGTTTTAGGACTTTTCACTCACAG gGTTTCAGTGAGATCGTATTCTGCGCAGTGACATCGAACGAGCAAGTGAAAGGTTACGGCACGCACCTGATGAACCACCTCAAAGACTATCACATTCGCAACAATATATTGCACTTTCTCACTTTCGCCGACGAGTTCGCTATTG GTTACTTCAAGAAGCAAGGTTTCAGCAAGGACATAAAGCTACCCCGCGCCATGTATCAGGGCTATATAAAGGATTACGAAGGGGCCACTCTCATGCACTGCGAACTCAACCCAAGAATTGTATACACAAAGTTCACGTCCGTCATACGCCGTCAGAAAGag ATTGTTAAGAAGTTAATTGACATGCGACAGAAAGAAGTGCGCAAAATCCATCCTGGCTTAACATGTTTCAAAGAGGGG gTGCGCAGCATCCCCGTGGAGGCGGTGGCCGGGCTGCGCGAGGCGGGCTaccgcgccgcgcgcgccgcgcccgaGCCCGCGCACGACGCCGACCCCGCGCCGCTGCGCAACCTGCTGCACGCG gTCAAGAACCACGCGGCCGCTTGGCCTTTCCTGAAGCCAGTGGACAAATCGGAAGTGCCTGACTACTACGACCATATTAAATATCCAATGG ACCTGCGCACAATGAGCGAGCGTCTAAAGGCTCGCTACTACGTGTCCAAGCGGCTGTTCATAGCGGACATGACGCGCATCTTCACCAACTGTCGCCTGTACAATTCGCCAGATACAGATTATTACAG ATGCGCTAACACATTGGAAAAATACTTCCAAGCTAAAATGAAAGAAGCTGGCCTCTGGGATAAATAA